A single genomic interval of Persephonella atlantica harbors:
- a CDS encoding alpha/beta fold hydrolase, whose translation MMKVFMERAVLFLHAFPLNSDMYCHQFEALEKEGIPYVAVDYPGFGKERSFPSDYTIETLTDLIIGKIKDLGIKKLIPVGDSMGGYIMFDIWRRYPEIVDGLVFVSTRAEADTEEAKQSRYATIEKIQKEGKDFLIDFMLEAQTSPATKKYTEKMEKLKCMMKQATEEGIIKALKALADRPDNTGLLPSINVPTLVVAGKDDEKVTPPEVVRKIADGIPGAQFVEIENSAHLPPFENPEGFNAVIIKFIKDLWSG comes from the coding sequence ATGATGAAGGTTTTTATGGAAAGGGCAGTCCTTTTTCTCCATGCGTTTCCTTTAAACAGCGATATGTACTGTCATCAGTTTGAAGCACTGGAAAAAGAAGGAATTCCCTATGTTGCTGTTGATTATCCCGGGTTTGGAAAGGAAAGAAGCTTCCCATCAGATTATACCATTGAAACTCTAACAGATCTGATAATAGGGAAAATCAAAGATTTAGGTATTAAAAAACTGATACCTGTAGGGGATTCTATGGGTGGATACATAATGTTTGATATCTGGAGAAGGTATCCAGAGATTGTTGATGGACTTGTGTTTGTATCTACAAGAGCAGAAGCGGATACAGAAGAAGCCAAGCAGTCAAGATATGCCACAATTGAAAAAATCCAAAAGGAAGGAAAGGATTTTCTGATTGATTTTATGCTTGAAGCCCAGACATCACCAGCAACAAAAAAATATACAGAAAAGATGGAAAAGCTAAAGTGTATGATGAAACAGGCAACAGAAGAAGGAATAATAAAAGCACTGAAAGCCCTTGCTGATAGACCTGACAATACTGGACTGCTTCCTTCAATAAATGTTCCTACCCTTGTAGTAGCAGGAAAAGATGACGAAAAAGTTACACCTCCCGAAGTTGTAAGAAAAATAGCTGACGGCATTCCCGGTGCCCAGTTTGTCGAGATAGAAAACTCAGCTCATCTTCCACCTTTTGAAAATCCAGAAGGGTTTAACGCCGTAATCATAAAATTTATAAAAGACCTGTGGTCAGGTTAA